The Candidatus Dormiibacterota bacterium genome segment GCCGAAACGTTCAGATTACCCGGAGCGGTAGTCAGAAAAGCGGAAACAAACGGCATGCGGGCCAGCGTTCGCGGTGTACAAAGGCCATAATTGTCTAACACCGGGCGCTTCCCGCAGATTGGAGTCCTTGTCTCTACTGAAAAGTCCATCCGGGTCGAAAGTGATACAAGGGCGAACACGCTCGTCGGCGCACCCCATCGCCGGGCGAGCTGAGACCGGAACCGGGTCCCGACGGCTCTCTGGCTGTTAACCCGCCGGTCCCCGAGTTCGAGGAGAGTTACGCTTGGGGAGCCAGAACTCATACTTCTCGGAAGTGCGGGCCGCGAGTCCCCCAGCGCGGACCACGCCGACCACCGTTCCCGGCCCGAAGCACCCCGGACAGAACCATCCAGTCAATCTCCTCCATGGTTTCCTTGACCGCAATTCAGGTTTTCCCCGGATACCCTCTCGGGCAAGCCCGGAGGAGATTAACCCTAACCGGGAGGGTGAGCCCTTTCACCTCAGAAGAGGTCTCGCCGGAAGGAGGTGATCCAGTGACAGTTGAAGAACGCGAGACTCATCCGTTGGCGTGGGCGCCGGCTTCTCAGAAAGGAGAAGTCGACCATGAAGTCCAAGACGAAGCATTTCTGGTTCGGCTGCACGACGTTCGTCGTGGCTATTGCGCTGAGCGGCTGGGCATCTCCCCTCCAGGCTCAGGTCACTTACAGTGGCAGGGCCTTCGCGGCCTACGTCAATCTTCCCACCCTGGGCCTCGGCCCTCAGTATTTCTCCGACACGGGTGAACTGCCCTCCCAAGGCGGGTCCCGGTCAGCTCAACTCGTCGACGCTCAGGTTCCAGGTATTCTCAGCGCGGCGCTCCTGGTGGCCAGGACCAGCGGGGCCAACGGCGTGGCGCGGAGCTCGGCGTCTCTTGTGGAAGCCCAGTTGTTTCCCGGGAACGTCGCGCAGGTCACCGCGAGGTTCGTGGGAGCCGAATCGGAGGCGACCTGCGATGGGGTGCGGGGCTCAACGGAGGTGGCTCAGGTCACCTTCGGGGGCCTCGCCCTCAGCGTCGATCCCTTTACTCCGAATCAGGTGTTCACTCTTCCCGATCCGATAGGAGGGCCCCCGCTGGCCACGCTGACCATCAATGAGCAGCGGAGGGAACTGGGTGCTGGGTCCAGGGCCATCACAGTCAACGCGGTGCACCTGACCCTCAAATCCGGGGACGAGGTCGTGCTTGCCGGCACCCACAGCGACATTAACGGCTGTCCGGGCTGCCCCCCAGCTCCAGAGTGCGAGGATTTCGTCACGGGCGGCGGTTGGATCATGACCGGCGGGGACCGAGCCAACTTCGGCTTCAACGCCGGGTTCAAGCCAAACGCATCCTCCCCGGACGTTTCCTTCAATTACATCGACCACCGCACCGGGATGCATATGAAGGCGACCACCATCACGGTCTATGCAGAAGGAAGGACCAAGACGAGTCGCCACTTCGAGGGGGCCGCCGAGATCAATGGCGTGCCGGGATACACCTATCAGATTGACGTGGAGGACAACGGAGAGCCGGGACGGTCGACGGACAGTCTGACTATCGGCCTCAGCAACGGCTATCGGGCTGCTGGCCACCTGGCTGGAGGGAATATCCAGCTCCACAAACCCTGCCCGTAGTCTCCGCGAAAAGCCTGTCACAAGTTCCCTGGCGGCCCCGGTCCTCCGGGGCCGCTCTTTTTCCGGAGGCCAACGGGACACCGTGTTCGAACGTTTATCTAGGTGTACACTCACGTCCTCCGTGGTTCGAACCAAGCCAGGCTCGAACGTTTACCTGCGTGTGCATGCACCCGCGCCCCTGGTTCGAACCGCTCCCGAGTTCGAACATTTCGATCACGTGGGGAGCCAACGCCTTTTCCCTCGTGAGCCTCGGTCGTTTACGCGACCGAGGCTCTTGCTCTATTGGCGCAGGACCGGTTGGCTGTGTCTCGGCGCCTCCCACCGACGCTCTGATAGAATCCGGCTCACGGAGTCACGCCGATCCGCCTTCGACTGTTCGAAATGAAGAGGTCCCGGCCGATGGAAGGCAGGACGCTTGCTCATTACCGCATCCTCGAGAAGATCGGCGGCGGCGGGATGGGGGTCGTGTACCGGGCGCACGACGAACGCCTTGAGCGTGACGTCGCCCTGAAGGTCCTCTCCCCGGGACTGCTCTCGGACGAAGCGGCCCGTCGGCGTTTCCGCAGGGAAGCGCTCGCCCTCTCCAGACTCAGTCACCCGGGCATCGCGACCGTATTCGACTTCGACACCCAGGAGGGAGTGGACTTCCTGGTGATGGAATTCGTTCCCGGGCAGACGCTGGCCGAAAAGCTGGCGGGCGGCCCGCTCCCCGAAAAAGAGGTGGCGACACTGGGCGCGCAGATCGCCTCGGCCCTGGAGGGGGCGCACGAGCGGGGCGTGGTGCACCGGGATCTGAAGCCCGGGAACATCATGGTGACGCTCAAAGGACAGGCCAAGGTGCTCGACTTCGGCCTGGCGATGCTGCTGCGGCCCGCGGGAGAACGGTCCCAGATCGAAACGCTGAGCCGCGAACACGCCGCGGTGGGGACGTTGCCTTACATGGCGCCCGAGCAACTACGCGGCGAGAGAATGGATGCCCGCAGTGACATCTACGCGGCGGGGGCCGTGCTCTATGAGATGGCCACACGACAGCGGCCTTTCCCGGAGACGAGCGCGCCGCGGCTCATCGACGAGATTCTGCATCATGCGCCCCAGACGCCGAGGTCGATCAACGGCCGTATCTCTCCCGCTCTGGACGGCATCATCGTGAAGGCCTTGGACAAGGAGCCGCAACGACGCTACCAGTCGGCCGCGGAGTTGCAGATCGATCTGGAGCGGCTGGGGGCGCCCGTGCTGCCGAGAGCTGCGCCTCGGTCGCGGCTGCGCGGCCTCTGGTGGGCTCTCTTACCGGCGAGTGCCTTGCTCTCGCTTGCCGCGCTGATCGTGGGTCTGAACCTGGCCGGTGTGAGGGAACGACTTTTCGGCCGGGCCGCCCCGGGCCGAATTGAGTCCCTGGCGGTGCTGCCGCTGGAAAACCTCTCGATGGACCCAGAGCAGGAATACTTCGCCGACGGGATGACCGAGGAGCTCATCGCCGATCTCGGCAAGATTCGGGCCCTGCGGGTGATCTCTCGAACCTCCGCGATGCGATACAAGGGGACGAAGAAGTCCCTGCCGGAGATCGCCCGTGAGCTGAACGTGGACGCGCTCGTGGAAGGCTCGGTCCTGCGCGCCGGGGACCGGGTGCGGATCACCACGCAGTTGATCCAGGCGGCCACGGATCGCCATCTCTGGAGTGAGAGCTACGAGCGCGACTTGAGGGACGTTCTGGCGTTGCAGAGCGAGGTCGCGCGGTCGATCGCCCGGGAGATCAAGATCGCATTGACGCCGCAGGAACAGGCGCGCTTTGCTGAGGCGCGCCCGGTTGACCCAGAGGCCCAGCAGCTCTACCTGAAGGCGCGATATTACGCGGCCAAGGACACCCAGGA includes the following:
- a CDS encoding choice-of-anchor P family protein → MKSKTKHFWFGCTTFVVAIALSGWASPLQAQVTYSGRAFAAYVNLPTLGLGPQYFSDTGELPSQGGSRSAQLVDAQVPGILSAALLVARTSGANGVARSSASLVEAQLFPGNVAQVTARFVGAESEATCDGVRGSTEVAQVTFGGLALSVDPFTPNQVFTLPDPIGGPPLATLTINEQRRELGAGSRAITVNAVHLTLKSGDEVVLAGTHSDINGCPGCPPAPECEDFVTGGGWIMTGGDRANFGFNAGFKPNASSPDVSFNYIDHRTGMHMKATTITVYAEGRTKTSRHFEGAAEINGVPGYTYQIDVEDNGEPGRSTDSLTIGLSNGYRAAGHLAGGNIQLHKPCP
- a CDS encoding protein kinase, whose amino-acid sequence is MEGRTLAHYRILEKIGGGGMGVVYRAHDERLERDVALKVLSPGLLSDEAARRRFRREALALSRLSHPGIATVFDFDTQEGVDFLVMEFVPGQTLAEKLAGGPLPEKEVATLGAQIASALEGAHERGVVHRDLKPGNIMVTLKGQAKVLDFGLAMLLRPAGERSQIETLSREHAAVGTLPYMAPEQLRGERMDARSDIYAAGAVLYEMATRQRPFPETSAPRLIDEILHHAPQTPRSINGRISPALDGIIVKALDKEPQRRYQSAAELQIDLERLGAPVLPRAAPRSRLRGLWWALLPASALLSLAALIVGLNLAGVRERLFGRAAPGRIESLAVLPLENLSMDPEQEYFADGMTEELIADLGKIRALRVISRTSAMRYKGTKKSLPEIARELNVDALVEGSVLRAGDRVRITTQLIQAATDRHLWSESYERDLRDVLALQSEVARSIAREIKIALTPQEQARFAEARPVDPEAQQLYLKARYYAAKDTQEGARKALEYFQQSIDKDPAYAAAYAQLTNTYVMLGYTGIDVLPSRETMPRAKAAALKALELDDTLAEAHTALGFVRWAYDWDWTAAEKDFKRAIELSPGYATAHLRYANFLCSLGRFDEAVEEDRRALEFDPLSIIINHGQAWPYHLSRRYDQAIKTYRKTLEMEPNFPRTHLRLGEVYAAKGMYREAIAEYEKFSALGGGSTMALALIGNAHAQAGERHDALRALEELTAESKRRYVPFFHIAIVHAGLGDKDQAFAWLDRAYEERSQFLVDLKFIPILDPLRSDPRFADLVRRVGLPP